One Megalops cyprinoides isolate fMegCyp1 chromosome 17, fMegCyp1.pri, whole genome shotgun sequence DNA window includes the following coding sequences:
- the c17h1orf131 gene encoding uncharacterized protein C1orf131 homolog: protein MSRKIDEDGGDTDHKFLDDVLNKLYDFGDGARQGRKKKSLKPKKRKCSEEEKELTSVCNGNEDSVDECHELTEQRIVVTAVSESSKDGNTRLATKRPAQVEIVTFQDPSKKKKVTKTLAPEVKPPPTEEKKEDSKEFSLEKARLEVHRFGITGYQKEQQRMFEQERAIMLGAKPPKKEYVNYKVYQQMIKEKKLKAKEEVKLDNKKTKKRESKPRDEKKKASSSVIPTGQVGRFKNGMLVLSSKEIQRIKSSKVIK from the exons atgagTCGTAAAATTGACGAAGATGGTGGAGATACCGATCATAAATTTCTAGATGATGTATTGAATAAGCTTTATGATTTTG GGGATGGAGCACGacaaggaaggaaaaagaaatcgCTGAAGCCTAAGAAAAGGAAATGTAGTGAAGAGGAAAAGGAGTTAACCTCTGTTTGCAATGGCAACGAGGACAGTGTTGACGAATGCCATGAGCTGACAGAGCAACGTATCGTAGTGACTGCTGTCTCAGAATCCAGTAAAGATGGGAATACAAGATTGGCCACAAAACGACCTGCACAAGTAGAGATAGTGACGTTCCAAGACCcctcaaagaaaaagaaagtgacaAAAACCCTAGCCCCTGAAGTGAAG CCTCCCCCaacagaagagaagaaagaggactCAAAAGAATTCAGTCTGGAAAAG gcACGGTTGGAGGTTCACAGATTTGGAATTACTGGGTATCAGAAAGAACAGCAGAGAATGTTTGAACAAGAGCGAGCCATCATGTTAGGAGCCAAG CCACCCAAGAAGGAATACGTCAATTACAAAGTTTATCAACAAATGATAAAGGAGAAGAAGCTGAAAGCAAAAGAAGAGGTGAAACTG GACAATAAGAAAAcgaaaaaaagagagagcaagccCAG AGATGAGAAAAAGAAGGCCTCTTCAAGTGTCATACCAACAGGCCAGGTGGGGCGGTTTAAAAACGGAATGCTGGTGTTAAGCTCCAAGGAAATACAAAGGATAAAATCCTCCAAAGTGATAAAGTGA